One stretch of Elephas maximus indicus isolate mEleMax1 chromosome 22, mEleMax1 primary haplotype, whole genome shotgun sequence DNA includes these proteins:
- the HIC2 gene encoding hypermethylated in cancer 2 protein, translated as MVSGPLALRWCAWGGRGDMGPDMELPSHSKQLLLQLNQQRTKGFLCDVIIMVENSIFRAHKNVLAASSIYFKSLVLHDNLINLDTDMVSSTVFQQILDFIYTGKLLPSDQPAEPNFSTLLTAASYLQLPELAALCRRRLKRAGKPFGSARVGATGMGRPPRSQRLSTASVIQARYPGLGDGRKGAHPPQELPQAKGSDDELFLGSSNQEGAHALGRALCPAGGEAGLGGCSSSTNESSGGCEQELGLDLSKKSPPLPPATPGPHLTPDDPAQLSDSQHGSPPTAPVPSIANSASYTELGGAPEEPMDLEGAEDTPLSRLEGPSAQPRKSLRHSARKKEWSKKEPCAPFERKEVGPKGTCPGEEGEGLGDRVPNGVLGSAGGPSGPYGEPPYPCKEEEENGKDGSEDSGQSGSEGGSGPAGAHYLYRPEGYETVSYGDNLYVCIPCAKGFPSSEQLNAHVETHTEEELFIKEEGAYETGSGGAEEEAEDLSAPSAAYAAEPRPFKCSVCEKTYKDPATLRQHEKTHWLTRPFPCNICGKMFTQRGTMTRHMRSHLGLKPFACDECGMRFTRQYRLTEHMRVHSGEKPYECQLCGGKFTQQRNLISHLRMHTSPS; from the coding sequence GTGGTGCGCGTGGGGAGGGCGCGGGGACATGGGGCCCGACATGGAGCTGCCCAGCCACTCAAAGCAGCTCCTGCTGCAGCTGAACCAGCAGAGGACCAAGGGCTTCCTGTGTGACGTCATCATCATGGTGGAGAACTCCATCTTCCGGGCCCACAAGAACGTCCTGGCCGCCAGCAGCATCTACTTCAAGTCGCTTGTGCTGCACGACAACCTCATCAACCTGGACACGGACATGGTCAGCTCCACGGTCTTCCAGCAGATCCTAGACTTCATCTACACGGGCAAGCTGCTGCCCAGCGACCAGCCGGCCGAGCCCAATTTTAGCACCCTCCTCACTGCCGCCAGCTACCTCCAGCTGCCCGAGTTGGCAGCTCTCTGCCGCCGAAGGCTAAAGCGGGCGGGCAAGCCCTTCGGCTCAGCCCGGGTGGGGGCCACTGGCATGGGGCGGCCCCCCCGCAGCCAGCGTCTTTCTACCGCCTCTGTCATCCAGGCCCGTTACCCAGGGCTCGGAGACGGGCGCAAGGGGGCCCACCCCCCTCAGGAGCTCCCCCAGGCCAAAGGCTCGGATGATGAGCTCTTCCTTGGCAGCTCCAACCAGGAGGGTGCTCACGCACTGGGCCGGGCACTGTGTCCGGCTGGTGGGGAGGCTGGCCTGGGCGGCTGCAGCAGCAGCACCAATGAGAGCAGTGGGGGCTGTGAGCAGGAGCTGGGCCTGGACCTGTCCAAGAAGAGCCCCCCTCTTCCCCCTGCCACGCCCGGCCCCCACCTCACGCCTGATGACCCGGCCCAACTCAGTGACAGTCAGCACGGCTCGCCCCCTACAGCCCCCGTCCCCTCCATCGCCAACAGTGCCTCTTATACTGAGCTGGGGGGTGCCCCCGAGGAGCCCATGGATCTGGAGGGGGCCGAGGACACCCCCCTGAGCCGACTGGAGGGGCCCAGCGCCCAACCCCGAAAGAGCCTGCGGCACTCGGCTCGAAAGAAGGAGTGGAGCAAGAAGGAGCCCTGTGCCCCCTTTGAACGAAAGGAGGTGGGGCCCAAAGGTACCTGCCCTGGGGAAGAGGGCGAGGGTCTTGGGGACAGGGTTCCCAATGGCGTCCTGGGCAGCGCAGGTGGCCCCAGCGGGCCTTACGGGGAGCCCCCGTACCCCtgcaaggaggaggaggagaacggCAAGGACGGGAGCGAGGACAGTGGGCAGAGTGGCAGTGAGGGGGGCAGTGGCCCTGCTGGTGCTCACTACCTGTACCGGCCTGAGGGCTATGAGACGGTGTCCTACGGGGACAACCTGTACGTGTGCATCCCCTGCGCCAAGGGCTTCCCCAGCTCTGAGCAGCTCAATGCCCATGTGGAGACCCACACAGAGGAGGAGCTGTTCATCAAAGAGGAGGGCGCCTATGAGACGGGCAGCGGGGGCGCAGAGGAGGAGGCCGAGGACCTGTCAGCACCCAGCGCGGCCTACGCGGCCGAGCCCCGGCCCTTCAAGTGCTCCGTGTGTGAGAAGACCTACAAGGACCCGGCCACGCTGAGGCAGCACGAGAAGACGCACTGGCTGACGCGGCCCTTCCCCTGCAACATCTGTGGCAAGATGTTCACGCAGCGCGGCACCATGACCCGCCACATGCGCAGCCACCTGGGCCTGAAGCCCTTTGCCTGTGACGAGTGTGGCATGCGCTTCACCCGCCAGTACCGCCTCACCGAGCACATGCGCGTGCACTCAGGCGAGAAGCCCTACGAGTGCCAGCTCTGTGGGGGCAAGTTCACCCAGCAGCGCAACCTCATCAGCCACCTGCGCATGCACACCTCCCCCTCCTAG